A genomic window from Bos javanicus breed banteng chromosome 13, ARS-OSU_banteng_1.0, whole genome shotgun sequence includes:
- the FAM110A gene encoding protein FAM110A isoform X2, translated as MPVDTLTPGARDTPALPIRLRTKVPGYLLRRPADGGARKPSAVERLEADKAKYVKSLHVANTRQEPVQPLLCKQPLFSPGTRRTVLTPSRRALPGPGCRPQLDLDILSSLINLCDSPVSPAEASRTPGRAEGARQPPPATPPRPPPSIAAVRRVDVLPLPASPIQPCPSPGPAAASSPVRPPGLQRSKSDLSERFSRAAADLERFFNFCGLDPEEARGLGVAHLARASSDIVSLAGPSAGPASSEGGCSRRSSVTIEERARERVPYGVSVIERNARVIKWLYGLRQARETPAAEC; from the coding sequence ATGCCTGTGGACACGCTGACTCCGGGAGCCCGGGACACCCCTGCTCTACCTATCCGCCTACGGACCAAGGTTCCTGGCTACCTGCTCCGGCGGCCAGCGGACGGTGGAGCCCGGAAACCTAGTGCTGTCGAGCGCCTGGAGGCCGACAAGGCCAAGTACGTCAAGAGCCTGCATGTGGCCAACACTCGTCAGGAGCCTGTGCAGCCCTTGCTGTGCAAACAGCCCCTCTTCAGCCCTGGAACTCGCCGCACCGTGCTCACACCTAGCCGCCGAGCCCTGCCTGGTCCCGGCTGCCGGCCCCAGCTGGACTTGGACATCCTTAGCAGCCTCATCAACTTGTGTGATAGTCCTGTGTCCCCTGCCGAGGCCAGCCGTACCCCTGGACGGGCTGAGGGGGCCAGGCAGCCTCCCCCGGCCACACCTCCACGCCCACCACCGAGTATTGCTGCAGTCCGACGAGTGGATGTCCTGCCCCTGCCGGCATCACCTATCCAGCCCTGCCCATCGCCAGGCCCTGCCGCTGCCTCTAGCCCAGTCCGGCCCCCAGGTTTGCAACGCTCCAAGTCGGACCTGAGTGAGCGCTTCTCACGGGCAGCAGCTGACCTGGAGCGATTCTTTAACTTCTGTGGCCTGGACCCGGAGGAGGCGCGGGGATTGGGTGTGGCCCACCTAGCTCGGGCCAGCTCAGACATCGTGTCGCTGGCGGGGCCCAGTGCTGGGCCAGCCAGCTCCGAGGGGGGCTGCTCCCGCCGCAGCTCTGTCACCATCGAGGAGCGGGCTCGGGAGCGTGTCCCCTATGGCGTGTCAGTGATAGAGCGCAACGCCCGCGTAATCAAATGGCTGTATGGGTTGCGGCAGGCGCGAGAGACTCCAGCAGCTGAATGCTAG
- the FAM110A gene encoding protein FAM110A isoform X1: MKRNPLWSPAASFLLGFLSSYFSSLLRQKPSGNVTAMPVDTLTPGARDTPALPIRLRTKVPGYLLRRPADGGARKPSAVERLEADKAKYVKSLHVANTRQEPVQPLLCKQPLFSPGTRRTVLTPSRRALPGPGCRPQLDLDILSSLINLCDSPVSPAEASRTPGRAEGARQPPPATPPRPPPSIAAVRRVDVLPLPASPIQPCPSPGPAAASSPVRPPGLQRSKSDLSERFSRAAADLERFFNFCGLDPEEARGLGVAHLARASSDIVSLAGPSAGPASSEGGCSRRSSVTIEERARERVPYGVSVIERNARVIKWLYGLRQARETPAAEC, translated from the exons Atgaagagaaat CCGTTGTGGAGTCCAGCTGCCAGCTTTCTGCTTGGATTTCTGTCTTCTTATTTCTCCAGTCTCCTCAGACAGAAGCCCTCGGGGAATGTAACAGCCATGCCTGTGGACACGCTGACTCCGGGAGCCCGGGACACCCCTGCTCTACCTATCCGCCTACGGACCAAGGTTCCTGGCTACCTGCTCCGGCGGCCAGCGGACGGTGGAGCCCGGAAACCTAGTGCTGTCGAGCGCCTGGAGGCCGACAAGGCCAAGTACGTCAAGAGCCTGCATGTGGCCAACACTCGTCAGGAGCCTGTGCAGCCCTTGCTGTGCAAACAGCCCCTCTTCAGCCCTGGAACTCGCCGCACCGTGCTCACACCTAGCCGCCGAGCCCTGCCTGGTCCCGGCTGCCGGCCCCAGCTGGACTTGGACATCCTTAGCAGCCTCATCAACTTGTGTGATAGTCCTGTGTCCCCTGCCGAGGCCAGCCGTACCCCTGGACGGGCTGAGGGGGCCAGGCAGCCTCCCCCGGCCACACCTCCACGCCCACCACCGAGTATTGCTGCAGTCCGACGAGTGGATGTCCTGCCCCTGCCGGCATCACCTATCCAGCCCTGCCCATCGCCAGGCCCTGCCGCTGCCTCTAGCCCAGTCCGGCCCCCAGGTTTGCAACGCTCCAAGTCGGACCTGAGTGAGCGCTTCTCACGGGCAGCAGCTGACCTGGAGCGATTCTTTAACTTCTGTGGCCTGGACCCGGAGGAGGCGCGGGGATTGGGTGTGGCCCACCTAGCTCGGGCCAGCTCAGACATCGTGTCGCTGGCGGGGCCCAGTGCTGGGCCAGCCAGCTCCGAGGGGGGCTGCTCCCGCCGCAGCTCTGTCACCATCGAGGAGCGGGCTCGGGAGCGTGTCCCCTATGGCGTGTCAGTGATAGAGCGCAACGCCCGCGTAATCAAATGGCTGTATGGGTTGCGGCAGGCGCGAGAGACTCCAGCAGCTGAATGCTAG